One Rosa chinensis cultivar Old Blush chromosome 5, RchiOBHm-V2, whole genome shotgun sequence genomic region harbors:
- the LOC112166705 gene encoding alpha-ketoglutarate-dependent dioxygenase alkB homolog 6, with amino-acid sequence MEGNQALNNFKVGSLPTLIYIPDFITENEETILLKNIYDAPVSKWKSLKNRRLQNWGGVVHEKGLISQDLPSWLTKITCRIYEESGLFPSPINHVLINEYLPNQGIMGHQDGPAYYPVVAILSLGSPVVMNFTPHSRLTLGAGTCTHNAMYSNSDVGLFKSDTDKSLDEHHPFPVLLMPCSLLIFKDKAYSDYLHAINDSEVHSYDKVVNEAQARPWQGLDHPSSQLDGTVETLNTVDLKSIHRTTTRVSLTCRLVLKVHKNLFRF; translated from the exons ATGGAAGGAAACCAGGCACTAAATAATTTCAAAGTTGGATCTCTGCCCACTTTAATATACATTCCTGACTTCATTACAGAAAATGAAGAAACTATACTTCTAAAAAAT ATTTATGATGCCCCTGTATCGAAGTGGAAATCTTTAAAGAATAGGAGGCTACAAAACTGGG GTGGTGTAGTTCATGAAAAGGGTCTGATATCACAGGATT TGCCCTCATGGTTAACAAAGATCACATGCAGGATATATGAAGAATCTGGGCTATTCCCATCGCCAATTAACCATGTCCTTATCAATGAATATCTTCCTAACCAAGGCATAATG GGACACCAGGATGGGCCAGCTTACTATCCAGTTGTAGCAATTCTGTCTCTTGGGTCACCTGTTGTTATGAATTTCACTCCCCATTCAAGATTGACATTGGGCGCAGGCACATGTACACATAATGCTATGTATTCAAATTCTGATGTGGGACTTTTCAAGAGTGATACAGATAAGTCGTTGGATGAACACCACCCATTTCCTGTCTTATTGATGCCGTGCAGTTTGCTTATATTCAAAGATAAAGCATACTCAG ATTACTTGCATGCTATAAACGACAGTGAGGTGCACAGTTATGATAAG GTTGTAAACGAAGCACAAGCTCGACCTTGGCAAGGCCTAGATCATCCATCTTCACAGTTGGATGGCACTGTTGAAACATTGAATACTGTGGACCTCAAGAGTATTCATAGAACTACCACTAGAGTTTCTTTAACATGTCGATTAGTTTTGAAAGTTCATAAAAATTTGTTCAGGTTTTAG
- the LOC112164456 gene encoding uncharacterized protein LOC112164456 yields MRVKDLISQNRPQIVFLCETKISREREFENLRKALGFANTKAMLSEGQAGGLGLFWNDDVHLNIGTMSAHHIDAVVVGESGVPSWRVTGFYGYARTSERDRSWQLLRDLSYLDSLPWIVIGDFNEILNNGEKISGPIRAERQMRGFHEALGYCDLLDLGFHGAMATWWNSEMLLRLDRAICTPSWFDLFGHSKLFHLPPSDSDHVPLLLKASTTPLVVRSKKNNFKFEAFWLQHPECDGVVKEAWGTDVTGTRMFCVTKKIVHTRMQLDKRHKQVFRGRQLQMRGIRARLEELLEVPISVEVQNEKKTLMDKLQSLLYQEELFWRQRSKVTWLKEGDRNTSYFHRKTENRKRKNMLQGLFDEDGQWHDDDSGIAGVVADYFAKMFMASEIDYEAVDKTLEAIIPVVTPVMNIQLCAPYTRDEVSSALFQMYPTKSPGPDGMPPLFFQHYWEHIGDDVFEAVQSFLQTGQLLKQINFTHICLISKVDNPEHMSDLRPIALCNVIYKICSKAIANRLKVVLPFVISPFQSAFVPSRLITDNILVENEIAHFVHNKREGSEGFTALKLDLSKAYDRMEWVFLEKVMYRFGFAHNWIQMIMQCVRTVSYSFLVRGKPRRFLKPSRGLRQGDPLSPYLFLIGAEGFSALLKQKQSVGLLPGIGDVFETYGRASGQLINFSKSSVVFSKNVPVEVQEEVSDFLGVEVVASHDKYLGLPTYVGCKKTLTFHYIKDRLAKKLTGWQGKLLSGVGKDILIRVVAQALPTYAMSVFQLTQSFCEDLEQMCARFWWGSTLDKRKIHWKKWDALCNPKEEGGLGFRSLSNFNTAMLAKQAWRVLNNPSSLIARLYKAKYFPDSTFWDAPSYESPSFSWRSIFSTKELLQSSYCWQVGDGTSISVFSNNWIPALPLGKPTGLRLAVDEVHIVSDLMLGTGGWNVELIARLFSSEEAAAIMAIPLSRRSVVDRLSWRLSRDGKFSVKSAYRYAFAHSSSYSPLTLPVGASFWKKLWKASIPNKAKIHIWRVCLDILPSLGSLASKRVVVDSVEFMLCGFNGETTIHLCRDCPFTQEVVQSRAILKQVCYNPQVIQSDLLGSLNFCAKELSLRNFGEFMFLLWGVWKERNERVWNQKCTGLVMLVSLYRYFRSSGFII; encoded by the exons ATGAGAGTGAAAGACTTGATTTCTCAGAATCGTCCTCAGATCGTTTTTTTGTGTGAGACGAAGATAAGTAGAGAGAGGGAGTTCGAAAATCTGCGTAAGGCGCTAGGGTTTGCTAACACAAAGGCGATGCTCAGTGAAGGCCAAGCTGGTGGGCTAGGGTTGTTTTGGAATGACGATGTGCATCTGAATATAGGGACGATGTCAGCACATCACATTGACGCCGTGGTGGTTGGGGAGTCTGGAGTTCCGTCTTGGAGAGTGACTGGGTTCTATGGGTATGCCAGAACGAGTGAAAGAGATCGCTCCTGGCAATTATTACGAGATCTTTCTTACCTGGATTCACTTCCCTGGATTGTGATAGGAGATTTCAATGAAATCTTGAACAATGGGGAGAAGATTTCTGGTCCAATACGAGCGGAAAGACAAATGAGAGGCTTCCATGAGGCTTTAGGATATTGCGACTTGTTGGACCTAGGGTTCCATGGCGCTATGGCCACTTGGTGGAATTCGGAGATGTTATTGCGTCTAGATAGGGCGATCTGCACTCCATCTTGGTTTGATTTGTTTGGGCATTCAAAACTATTTCACCTTCCGCCTTCAGATTCTGACCATGTACCTCTGCTTCTGAAGGCTAGCACAACCCCTCTGGTGGTGCGGTCCAAAAAGAATAATTTCAAGTTTGAGGCATTCTGGTTACAACATCCTGAATGCGACGGAGTGGTGAAAGAGGCATGGGGGACGGATGTTACCGGAACACGTATGTTTTGTGTTACGAAGAAGATTGTACACACTAGGATGCAGCTTGATAAGCGGCATAAGCAAGTGTTTCGAGGTAGACAATTACAGATGAGAGGGATTCGAGCTAGACTGGAGGAACTGTTGGAGGTACCAATCTCAGTGGAAGTGCAGAATGAAAAGAAGACTTTGATGGACAAGCTTCAATCTTTATTATACCAGGAGGAGTTGTTTTGGAGACAAAGATCGAAGGTCACCTGGTTAAAGGAGGGGGACCGCAATACGAGCTATTTTCATCGGAAGACTGAGAATAGGAAGAGGAAGAATATGTTACAGGGTTTGTTTGATGAAGATGGGCAGTGGCACGATGATGATTCTGGTATTGCAGGGGTGGTTGCGGACTACTTTGCTAAAATGTTCATGGCTTCAGAGATTGATTATGAAGCTGTGGACAAAACTTTGGAGGCCATTATCCCGGTTGTAACTCCGGTGATGAATATTCAACTTTGTGCACCCTATACTCGGGATGAGGTGAGTTCTGCACTTTTTCAGATGTACCCGACTAAATCACCAGGGCCGGATGGTATGCCTCCTCTCTTTTTCCAACATTATTGGGAACATATTGGTGATGATGTTTTTGAGGCAGTTCAGAGCTTTTTGCAGACGGGTCAGCTTCTTAAGCAAATCAATTTCACTCATATTTGTCTCATTTCCAAGGTTGATAATCCCGAACATATGTCTGACCTGAGACCGATAGCTTTATGTAATGTTATTTACAAAATCTGCTCTAAGGCAATTGCAAATAGGTTAAAGGTAGTTTTACCTTTTGTGATATCACCTTTTCAGAGTGCTTTTGTCCCAAGTAGACTGATCACGGATAATATTTTGGTTGAGAACGAGATTGCTCATTTTGTGCATAATAAGAGGGAGGGCAGTGAGGGTTTCACGGCCTTGAAATTAGATCTGAGCAAAGCCTATGATAGAATGGAgtgggtttttctggaaaagGTTATGTATCGCTTTGGCTTTGCTCATAATTGGATTCAGATGATTATGCAATGTGTTCGTACTGTTAGTTACTCTTTTCTGGTGAGGGGTAAGCCACGACGATTTCTCAAGCCAAGCAGAGGACTACGACAAGGGGATCCTTTGTCTCCCTATCTATTTCTCATTGGGGCTGAAGGCTTCTCTGCTTTGTTAAAGCAAAAACAGTCTGTAGGACTGTTACCAGGAATTGGG GATGTCTTTGAAACCTATGGACGGGCTTCGGGGCAACTTATTAACTTCAGTAAAAGTTCCGTAGTTTTTAGTAAGAATGTGCCTGTGGAGGTGCAAGAGGAGGTGTCAGATTTTTTAGGCGTTGAAGTAGTGGCTTCGCATGACAAGTATTTGGGGTTACCCACATACGTGGGATGCAAGAAAACTTTGACCTTTCACTATATAAAGGACAGATTGGCCAAGAAATTGACTGGTTGGCAAGGGAAGTTGTTAAGTGGCGTTGGGAAGGATATCCTAATTCGAGTGGTGGCTCAGGCGTTACCCACATATGCCATGAGTGTTTTTCAACTGACCCAAAGCTTTTGTGAGGACCTTGAACAGATGTGTGCAAGGTTTTGGTGGGGTAGCACTTTGGATAAACGGAAAATTCATTGGAAGAAGTGGGATGCCTTATGTAACCCGAAGGAGGAAGGTGGATTAGGGTTCCGAAGCCTTTCTAATTTTAATACAGCGATGTTGGCAAAACAAGCTTGGCGAGTCCTCAACAATCCTTCTTCACTTATTGCTCGTCTCTATAAGGCTAAATATTTCCCGGATAGTACTTTCTGGGATGCACCATCTTATGAGTCTCCTTCCTTTTCGTGGAGGAGCATTTTTTCCACTAAAGAATTGTTACAGAGTAGTTATTGTTGGCAGGTGGGGGATGGTACTAGCATTTCTGTGTTCTCGAATAATTGGATTCCGGCTTTGCCTTTGGGGAAACCAACGGGATTAAGACTGGCGGTGGATGAGGTTCACATTGTGAGTGATTTGATGTTAGGTACAGGGGGTTGGAATGTTGAGTTAATTGCTCGGCTATTTTCAAGCGAGGAGGCTGCTGCAATCATGGCGATTCCCTTGAGTAGACGAAGTGTGGTGGATAGATTGAGTTGGAGGTTGTCCAGAGATGGTAAATTCTCCGTTAAATCTGCTTATAGGTATGCTTTTGCCCATTCTTCGAGCTATAGTCCCCTGACATTACCGGTGGGAGCTTCGTTTTGGAAGAAATTATGGAAGGCTTCGATTCCAAATAAGGCTAAGATTCATATATGGCGGGTCTGTTTGGATATATTACCCTCTCTAGGGAGTCTGGCATCGAAAAGAGTAGTAGTGGACTCGGTGGAGTTCATGCTGTGTGGGTTTAATGGGGAGACGACAATCCATTTGTGCAGGGACTGTCCCTTTACGCAAGAAGTTGTGCAATCCAGGGCCATTCTGAAGCAAGTATGTTATAACCCACAGGTGATACAGAGTGATTTACTTGGTTCGTTGAATTTCTGTGCCAAGGAATTATCTTTGAGGAATTTTGGGGAGTTTATGTTTCTCTTATGGGGAGTTTGGAAGGAGCGCAATGAAAGAGTGTGGAACCAGAAATGCACGGGGCTTGTGATGTTAGTCTCCTTGTATCGATACTTCAGGAGTTCAGGTTTCATAATCTGA